A genome region from Eremothecium gossypii ATCC 10895 chromosome VII, complete sequence includes the following:
- a CDS encoding alkene reductase (Non-syntenic homolog of Saccharomyces cerevisiae YHR179W (OYE2) and YPL171C (OYE3)), which produces MSFSSLPTKELRNTALFKPLKVGNTTIQHRIALAPLTRLRTTNPEHIPTDIVREYYDQRSKRPGTLVITEGTFPSASTAGMNDVPGIWSAEQASEWAKIFKVIHDNKSFAWVQLWVLGSQNDPSVIAKNGLRNDSASDDWYPSDGVRDLAKQLNVPSRAITKDQIKEYIQIYVSAAKRAIEAGADGVEVHSANGYLLNQFLDSVSNKRTDEYGGSIENRARFTLEVLDALAEAVGPEKVGVRFSPYGTFGNMAGTVDPNTVAQYAYIAGQLEKRAAEGKRLAYIHVVEPRVTDPSVEEGQSVYNGGTNDFFYSVWKGIILRAGSYAHHLDAAVRDAELGRTVIVYGRYFISNPDLPDRLEKGLPLNNYRRELFYTNEAEGYIDYPVYEEAVAKGYKQQS; this is translated from the coding sequence ATGTCCTTCTCCAGCCTACCTACCAAAGAACTCCGCAACACCGCACTATTCAAGCCACTAAAGGTGGGCAACACAACGATCCAGCACCGGATCGCTCTAGCTCCACTAACCCGTCTACGTACCACTAACCCCGAGCACATCCCAACGGATATTGTGCGTGAATACTACGACCAGCGTTCGAAGAGACCAGGTACCCTGGTCATCACAGAGGGTACGTTCCCATCCGCTTCCACCGCGGGGATGAATGACGTTCCTGGTATTTGGAGCGCCGAACAGGCTAGCGAGTGGGCTAAGATCTTCAAGGTGATCCACGACAACAAATCGTTCGCTTGGGTTCAGCTGTGGGTGTTGGGCTCTCAAAACGACCCTTCGGTCATCGCCAAGAACGGCTTGAGAAACGACTCGGCAAGCGACGACTGGTACCCATCTGACGGGGTGCGCGACCTGGCCAAGCAGCTCAATGTTCCATCCCGTGCCATTACCAAGGATCAGATCAAGGAGTACATCCAGATCTACGTGTCTGCTGCCAAGCGTGCTATTGAAGCGGGCGCCGACGGTGTCGAGGTGCACTCTGCCAACGGTTACTTGTTGAACCAGTTCTTGGACTCTGTCTCTAACAAGCGTACCGACGAGTACGGCGGATCCATCGAGAACCGCGCCAGGTTTACCTTGGAGGTTTTGGACGCTCTTGCCGAGGCAGTCGGCCCTGAGAAGGTCGGTGTCAGATTTTCTCCATACGGTACCTTTGGTAACATGGCCGGTACTGTGGACCCAAACACCGTTGCGCAGTATGCTTATATCGCTGGCCAACTAGAAAAACGTGCTGCTGAGGGTAAGAGATTGGCTTACATCCACGTTGTTGAGCCACGTGTGACTGACCCAAGTGTCGAGGAGGGCCAGTCCGTATACAACGGTGGTACCAACGACTTCTTCTACAGCGTCTGGAAGGGTATCATCCTAAGAGCTGGTAGTTATGCTCACCACCTTGACGCTGCCGTTCGTGATGCCGAGTTGGGCAGAACTGTCATCGTGTATGGTAGGTACTTTATCTCCAACCCAGATCTTCCAGACCGTTTGGAGAAGGGCCTGCCTTTGAACAATTACCGTAGAGAGTTGTTCTACACCAATGAGGCAGAAGGCTACATTGACTACCCTGTATATGAGGAGGCTGTTGCCAAAGGATACAAGCAACAGTCCTAA
- the ABZ2 gene encoding aminodeoxychorismate lyase ABZ2 (Syntenic homolog of Saccharomyces cerevisiae YMR289W (ABZ2)): MSLPVDAKAQPETVVQYVRDYIIKPNFEVVEEFEILSTIRYDPHLGQALPSASNPGVDIGLDFLRNDTQVCPELPENILFNDFAPEGPEAAHDPLQELLHILDAPGRQLAPAGLPASAQRDLRATFKERFFLLKEHQQRLNLAMSYFDWDFEIPMSLLLDKLIEAVPLPDGAGALGLQQRMQQLLLGTMSYKMRVLISRSGNMRIEAHPLVRLPAPNDGQKYFINTLLSGFVNGPTWQVWVDSQPVVISPFTTFKTTRRQHYNDARTRVMQAAGMDKMEKTEVLVYNDAFQLMEGSITSVAVKKYIAANEYRYVTPFLASGCLCGVMRHFLLQKGLVQEDTIDVRHLKEGDEVLLFNAVMGCVKGVIRHSPLQS, from the coding sequence ATGTCGCTCCCAGTTGACGCCAAGGCACAGCCGGAGACGGTGGTGCAGTATGTGCGAGACTACATCATCAAGCCGAACTTTGAAGTTGTTGAGGAATTTGAGATTCTGTCGACGATACGGTATGACCCACACCTTGGACAGGCACTGCCATCCGCGAGCAACCCGGGCGTGGACATAGGCTTAGACTTCCTGCGGAACGACACTCAGGTGTGCCCTGAGCTTCCCGAGAATATCCTATTCAATGACTTTGCACCGGAGGGGCCGGAAGCTGCGCATGACccgctgcaggagctgcttCACATCTTGGACGCGCCGGGGCGGCAGCTGGCACCAGCTGGGCTGCCAGCGAGCGCGCAGCGGGACCTGCGGGCGACGTTCAAGGAACGATTCTTTCTACTGAAGGAACACCAGCAGAGGCTGAATCTCGCGATGTCGTATTTTGACTGGGACTTTGAAATTCCTATGTCGCTATTACTTGACAAGCTGATAGAGGCGGTACCGTTGCCAGACGGTGCCGGCGCCTTGGGTTTACAACAGCGGATGCAACAACTCCTGCTCGGCACTATGAGCTACAAGATGCGAGTGTTGATTTCGAGGAGTGGGAACATGCGCATTGAAGCCCATCCCCTGGTGCGGCTCCCCGCCCCTAACGATGGACAAAAGTACTTCATTAACACGCTCCTCTCTGGCTTCGTCAATGGGCCAACGTGGCAGGTATGGGTGGATTCACAGCCCGTAGTTATTTCGCCGTTTACAACCTTCAAGACGACCAGACGACAGCACTACAATGACGCACGTACCCGCGTCATGCAGGCGGCAGGCATGGACAAGATGGAAAAGACCGAGGTGCTTGTCTATAATGACGCCTTCCAGCTCATGGAGGGCTCAATTACCAGCGTCGCAGTTAAGAAGTACATAGCGGCGAATGAGTATCGCTATGTCACGCCATTCCTGGCCTCGGGATGTCTTTGCGGTGTGATGAGGCATTTCTTACTCCAGAAGGGGCTGGTACAGGAGGACACAATAGACGTCAGACACCTGAAAGAGGGAGACGAAGTTCTTTTGTTCAATGCCGTAATGGGGTGCGTCAAGGGTGTTATACGCCACTCTCCACTACAGAGCTGA
- the BUD32 gene encoding serine/threonine protein kinase BUD32 (Syntenic homolog of Saccharomyces cerevisiae YGR262C (BUD32)) encodes MSAEVISRVSQIYGEGITLTPISQGAEAVIFTTTTHPYLPSTEGSSKYVVKYRPPKTYRHPSIDVALTKQRTLGEARLLGKLQQIKGLRVPKLLACDVYNGSIWMEFLGEDLPESRGFSNLKNFLWMCASEPYSPVVEATVRDVGCQIGLLHWNDYCHGDLTTSNIVLVRSGAEWAPHLIDFGLGSNSNLVEDKGVDLYVLERALASTHSAFAEKYFEWLMEGFTSVYQSHGEKGEQKLKELLRRFEEVRLRGRKRSMLG; translated from the coding sequence ATGTCTGCAGAGGTTATCTCGCGGGTTTCGCAGATCTATGGCGAGGGTATCACGTTAACGCCTATTTCACAAGGCGCTGAGGCCGTTATTTTTACTACGACTACTCATCCGTACCTGCCCTCGACAGAAGGCAGCTCTAAGTACGTCGTGAAATACAGGCCGCCCAAGACGTACAGGCATCCATCGATCGACGTGGCACTGACCAAGCAGCGGACTTTGGGCGAGGCGCGGCTCCTCGGTAAGCTACAGCAGATCAAGGGGCTCCGGGTTCCCAAGCTACTCGCGTGCGACGTCTACAATGGAAGCATCTGGATGGAGTTCCTGGGAGAAGACCTGCCGGAAAGCCGCGGGTTCAGCAATTTGAAGAACTTCCTGTGGATGTGTGCCTCGGAACCCTACAGCCCGGTCGTGGAGGCCACCGTGCGCGATGTGGGGTGCCAGATAGGTCTGCTGCACTGGAACGACTACTGCCACGGTGATCTCACTACCTCCAACATCGTGCTGGTAAGGAGCGGGGCTGAGTGGGCGCCACACCTGATTGACTTTGGTCTTGGGAGCAATTCGAACCTCGTGGAGGACAAGGGGGTGGATTTATATGTGCTAGAACGTGCTCTTGCGAGCACGCACTCGGCGTTTGCGGAAAAGTACTTCGAATGGTTAATGGAGGGCTTTACCTCTGTCTACCAGTCACATGGAGAGAAGGGAGAGCAAAAACTGAAGGAGCTACTCCGCAGGTTCGAAGAAGTACGCCTGCGCGGGAGGAAGAGAAGCATGTTGGGCTAA
- the MES1 gene encoding methionine--tRNA ligase MES1 (Syntenic homolog of Saccharomyces cerevisiae YGR264C (MES1)) — translation MVFELSFDKTKDHSYGFQLANNIKLALAQVLAPAGCTLKVCENEGPQLTSGSGFRLFDANAILRFVLNDYEASGSDECQYAQASLEHMLHRSEMVPDYVTTAANKSLEHYLVSMEEPLSATRLITFANTYALDAKAVRARFAALPARVEQALEVAKQQTPRSASSFMYTGAANVRVGYSIKKQEGEILPREGERNVLVTSALPYVNNVPHLGNIVGSVLSADIYARYCKARNYNTLFICGTDEYGTATETKALEEGISPRELCDKFHKIHADVYKWFNIGFDYFGRTTTAAQTEIAQDIFNKLNENGYLEEKTMKQLYCSEHNAFLADRYVEGECPKCQYEDARGDQCDKCGALLDPFELVNPRCKLDNTKPEPRTSDHIFLSLNKLEKDIAQWVAESSEKGNWSKNSRTITNSWLKEGLEPRCITRDLVWGTPVPLEKYKEKVLYVWFDATIGYSSITANYTKEWERWWKNPENVSLYQFMGKDNVPFHTVIYPGSQLGTGDKWTMLHHLNTTEYLQYEGGKFSKSRGVGVFGNNAKDTGIPPDVWRYYLASVRPETSDSQFSWKDMVTKNNSELLANLGNFVNRLVKFVNAKYNRVVPSFNVDNLPGFKQLTDDINHILSNYVAEMELAREKRGLELAMALSARGNQFLQENKLDNSLFSQSPDKSDAVVGVGLNIIYAVASVIAPFMPQTAETINRMLNAPALAIAGEFNLIIQGGHNINKAEYLFQRIDEKKIDEWRAKYNGTQQQ, via the coding sequence ATGGTGTTTGAGCTCTCGTTTGATAAGACCAAGGACCATTCGTATGGTTTCCAATTGGCAAATAACATAAAGCTGGCCCTGGCGCAGGTGCTGGCGCCGGCAGGCTGCACGCTGAAGGTGTGCGAAAACGAGGGCCCCCAGCTAACCAGTGGCTCGGGGTTCCGGCTGTTCGACGCAAACGCCATTCTCCGGTTCGTTCTGAACGACTACGAGGCTTCTGGATCCGATGAATGCCAGTACGCACAGGCCTCGTTGGAGCACATGCTACACCGGAGCGAGATGGTGCCAGATTACGTGACCACGGCAGCGAATAAGTCGCTGGAACACTACCTGGTGTCGATGGAGGAGCCGCTCTCCGCGACGAGGCTCATAACCTTTGCTAACACTTATGCGCTAGATGCCAAAGCCGTGCGCGCACGGTTTGCAGCTCTGCCAGCGCGTGTGGAGCAGGCGCTAGAGGTCGCGAAGCAACAGACTCCGCGGTCGGCTTCGAGCTTCATGTACACCGGAGCTGCCAATGTGAGGGTCGGATACTCTATAAAGAAACAAGAGGGTGAAATCTTGCCTCGGGAGGGCGAGCGGAACGTGCTAGTGACCTCTGCTCTACCGTACGTGAACAACGTCCCACATTTGGGGAACATTGTGGGTAGCGTTTTGTCCGCAGATATATACGCTCGTTACTGCAAGGCAAGAAATTATAATACGCTCTTCATCTGCGGTACTGATGAGTACGGTACTGCGACTGAGACAAaggcgctggaggaggGCATTTCTCCCCGCGAGCTGTGCGACAAGTTCCACAAGATACACGCAGACGTGTACAAGTGGTTCAATATTGGTTTCGATTACTTTGGAAGGACGACTACGGCCGCCCAGACGGAAATAGCCCAAGATATCTTTAACAAGTTGAACGAGAATGGCTATCTGGAAGAAAAAACCATGAAGCAGCTGTACTGCTCGGAGCACAATGCATTCCTAGCAGACAGATACGTGGAGGGTGAATGTCCAAAGTGCCAGTATGAGGATGCCCGCGGTGACCAGTGCGATAAGTGTGGCGCCCTGCTGGATCCGTTTGAGCTAGTTAATCCCCGTTGTAAGCTGGACAACACCAAGCCTGAACCGCGGACGTCCGATCATATCTTCCTCTCGTTGAACAAGCTAGAAAAAGACATTGCACAATGGGTTGCCGAGTCGTCTGAAAAGGGTAACTGGTCAAAGAACTCTAGGACCATCACCAACTCATGGTTGAAGGAGGGCCTTGAGCCACGGTGTATCACAAGAGACCTGGTATGGGGTACTCCGGTCCCGTTGGAGAAGTATAAGGAGAAGGTGTTGTACGTTTGGTTCGACGCAACCATCGGTTACTCTTCGATCACGGCCAACTATACCAAGGAGTGGGAGCGCTGGTGGAAGAACCCGGAAAATGTCTCTTTGTACCAGTTCATGGGCAAAGACAATGTTCCATTCCACACTGTCATTTACCCAGGGTCGCAACTCGGTACTGGCGACAAGTGGACCATGCTTCATCATCTAAACACCACCGAATATCTGCAGTACGAAGGTGGGAAGTTCTCAAAGAGCAGGGGCGTCGGCGTTTTCGGCAACAACGCCAAAGATACCGGCATCCCGCCAGATGTGTGGAGATACTACCTTGCATCCGTCAGACCGGAGACCAGCGACTCGCAGTTCTCCTGGAAAGACATGGTTACCAAAAACAACAGCGAACTGCTTGCGAACCTCGGTAACTTTGTCAACAGGCTGGTGAAGTTCGTGAACGCCAAGTACAACCGCGTGGTACCATCCTTTAACGTAGACAACTTGCCCGGCTTCAAACAACTGACCGACGATATCAACCATATCTTGTCCAACTACGTCGCCGAAATGGAGCTTGCCCGTGAGAAGCGCGGTTTGGAGCTGGCAATGGCTCTTTCTGCCCGCGGCAACCAGTTCCTACAAGAAAACAAGCTCGACAACAGCCTTTTCTCCCAGTCACCCGACAAATCTGATGCCGTGGTAGGCGTAGGCTTGAACATCATATACGCGGTTGCATCTGTCATTGCACCATTCATGCCGCAAACCGCCGAAACTATCAACAGAATGCTGAACGCTCCGGCTCTGGCGATCGCCGGGGAGTTCAACCTCATCATTCAAGGTGGGCACAATATTAATAAGGCCGAATATTTGTTCCAGAGAATTGATGAGAAGAAGATTGACGAATGGAGAGCAAAATACAACGGTACTCAGCAGCAATAA
- the HAS1 gene encoding ATP-dependent RNA helicase HAS1 (Syntenic homolog of Saccharomyces cerevisiae YMR290C (HAS1)), translating into MGAQETREDASGSSKKRQRPESEVAAESDAAASSTAHAEKFDELNLSSQTLKAIGKMGFTKMTQVQARTIPPLMAGRDVLGAAKTGSGKTLAFLLPAIEMLHSLKFKPRNGTGVIVITPTRELALQIFGVARELMEFHSQTFGIVIGGANRRQEAEKLAKGVNLLIATPGRLLDHLQNTKGFVFKNLKALVIDEADRILEIGFEDEMKQIIKILPNEDRQSMLFSATQTTKVEDLARISLRPGPLFINVDSEKETSTADGLEQGYVVCDSDKRFLLLFTFLKKFQNKKIIVFLSSCNSVKYYAELLNYIDLPVLELHGKQKQQKRTNTFFEFCNAERGILVCTDVAARGLDIPAVDWIIQFDPPDDPRDYIHRVGRTARGTKGKGKSLMFLTPHELGFLRYLKAAKVPLNEYEFPANKIANVQSQLEKLLKTNYELNKIAKDGYRSYLQAYASHSLKTVYQIDKLDLVKVAKSYGFPVPPKVNITIGASGKAPAAHKKRKLARD; encoded by the coding sequence ATGGGCGCTCAAGAGACCAGGGAGGATGCTAGCGGCTCTTCCAAGAAGCGGCAAAGGCCTGAGTCGGAAGTTGCTGCTGAGAGCGACGCTGCGGCAAGCTCTACTGCGCACGCTGAGAAGTTCGATGAGCTGAACCTCTCTAGCCAGACGCTGAAGGCCATCGGGAAGATGGGGTTCACAAAGATGACGCAAGTTCAGGCGAGAACAATTCCGCCTCTAATGGCAGGTAGGGACGTATTGGGAGCGGCCAAGACAGGGTCCGGTAAGACGTTGGCTTTCTTGCTTCCTGCGATTGAAATGCTGCACTCGTTGAAGTTCAAACCAAGAAACGGGACAGGTGTGATTGTCATCACGCCGACGAGAGAACTGGCGCTCCAGATTTTCGGTGTTGCCCGCGAGCTGATGGAATTCCACTCTCAGACATTCGGCATCGTGATAGGCGGCGCCAACCGCAGGCAGGAGGCTGAGAAGCTCGCCAAGGGAGTCAATCTATTGATTGCCACGCCCGGTAGGTTGCTGGACCACTTGCAGAACACCAAAGGGTTTGTGTTCAAAAACCTAAAAGCACTTGTCATAGACGAGGCTGACCGGATTCTTGAGATTGGGTTCGAAGATGAAATGAAACAGATAATCAAGATCCTGCCAAACGAGGACAGACAGTCGATGTTATTCTCCGCCACCCAGACCACCAAGGTGGAGGATCTTGCGCGGATCTCTTTGAGGCCCGGTCCACTGTTCATCAACGTGGACTCTGAGAAAGAAACGTCAACCGCCGACGGTCTGGAACAGGGCTACGTCGTCTGCGATAGTGACAAGCGCTTCCTGTTGCTCTTCACGTTTTTGAAGAAGTTCCAGAATAAAAAGATCATTGTCTTCCTGTCATCGTGCAACTCCGTCAAGTACTACGCGGAACTGCTCAACTACATCGACCTACCCGTTCTAGAGCTCCACGGTAAGCAAAAGCAGCAGAAGAGAACGAACACGTTCTTCGAGTTCTGCAACGCCGAGCGCGGTATCTTGGTGTGCACCGACGTGGCCGCAAGAGGCCTGGACATCCCTGCCGTCGACTGGATCATTCAGTTCGATCCCCCAGACGACCCTAGGGATTATATCCATAGAGTAGGCAGGACGGCCAGAGGCACCAAGGGCAAGGGAAAGTCGCTGATGTTCCTGACGCCACACGAACTTGGCTTCCTGCGCTACCTCAAAGCAGCCAAAGTGCCTTTGAACGAGTACGAGTTCCCGGCAAACAAAATTGCCAACGTCCAGTCGCAGCTCGAAAAACTCTTGAAGACCAACTATGAGCTCAACAAAATCGCCAAAGACGGCTACAGGTCCTACCTGCAGGCCTATGCATCCCACTCGCTCAAGACCGTCTACCAGATAGACAAGCTCGACCTGGTCAAGGTTGCCAAGTCCTACGGCTTCCCCGTCCCGCCAAAGGTCAACATCACCATCGGCGCCAGCGGCAAGGCTCCCGCGGCCCACAAAAAGAGAAAGCTGGCCAGAGACTGA
- the TDA1 gene encoding protein kinase TDA1 (Syntenic homolog of Saccharomyces cerevisiae YMR291W (TDA1)): protein MPQAGELMITPGLMNNNTAGTWPPCDSTILGVPTSNCKYVTTTSKLGDGNFSVVKECMNLQTKVRYAMKLIPKRLVRGRLQLIQREVMVLKHVHARTHQYESGRGEHEKGMERHGTFDGHHHVLQLFDYFETKDNIVLVTQLCEQSDLYDCIINSGSLDIDTQVKPYVACLLSALDFLHQSGVIHRDIKAENILFRLRETVPSTDAKYDVRAHDLIIADFGLAVGKEDRSSLKEYVGTLSYLAPELVRCKDMKTMTPAEAERIPEYGAAVDIWALGVLCYFMMSGYMPFDCEDDAETSDCILKGDYYVDEEARANANESYNSCWNFMQRCFTMDDNIRPRAHELMGHAFMREYFQSAAANDFASIPLLERSRSSNSLHHLAPPSRAPFISSGVPVINERPVPRVGSRERNLDKLRDTLRKTLSLTSLEPMRFVAQANTPNPNKKNSTFVLEPAPPTGSLMNGCFSVTPESKSNLNTPVLSRRSSGQSVIDTAVTTMRSYSTKGQRGKLLAGNVPEIERHRVPQFHFGDDDE from the coding sequence ATGCCACAGGCTGGTGAGTTGATGATCACTCCGGGCCTGATGAATAACAATACCGCAGGTACTTGGCCACCCTGCGACAGTACCATCCTGGGTGTACCTACGAGCAACTGCAAATACGTTACAACCACGAGCAAGCTTGGAGATGGTAACTTCAGTGTTGTTAAGGAATGCATGAATTTGCAGACGAAAGTGCGGTATGCGATGAAGTTGATTCCCAAACGGCTAGTACGCGGGCGTCTGCAGTTGATACAGCGGGAGGTTATGGTGCTGAAGCACGTGCACGCACGCACGCACCAATATGAGAGTGGCAGGGGCGAGCACGAGAAGGGCATGGAGAGGCATGGGACTTTCGACGGCCACCATCACGTGTTGCAGCTCTTTGATTATTTTGAGACGAAAGACAATATTGTGTTGGTGACGCAGCTTTGTGAGCAGAGCGACCTGTACGACTGTATTATCAACTCGGGTTCGTTGGACATTGACACCCAAGTGAAGCCGTATGTCGCGTGTTTATTGAGTGCACTAGACTTCTTGCACCAGAGCGGCGTTATTCATCGAGACATTAAGGCAGAGAACATCCTATTCCGTCTCCGTGAAACGGTACCGTCTACCGACGCAAAATACGACGTGCGGGCGCACGACTTAATCATCGCAGACTTTGGCCTTGCTGTGGGAAAAGAGGATCGCTCTTCTTTGAAAGAATATGTAGGCACCCTCTCCTATCTTGCGCCGGAATTGGTTCGCTGCAAAGATATGAAGACGATGACACCTGCAGAAGCAGAAAGAATCCCAGAGTACGGTGCAGCAGTCGACATATGGGCTCTTGGTGTCCTCTGCTACTTCATGATGAGTGGCTATATGCCGTTCGATTGCGAAGACGATGCCGAAACTAGTGACTGCATCTTGAAGGGTGACTATTACGTTGACGAGGAAGCTCGTGCCAACGCCAATGAGAGCTATAACAGCTGCTGGAACTTCATGCAGCGCTGCTTTACGATGGATGATAATATCCGGCCGCGCGCACACGAACTCATGGGCCACGCATTCATGCGGGAATACTTCCAATCGGCTGCGGCCAATGACTTCGCATCTATCCCGCTACTCGAGAGATCAAGATCCTCGAACTCCCTGCACCACTTAGCGCCGCCATCACGCGCACCGTTTATCTCGTCTGGCGTGCCGGTTATTAACGAGCGCCCTGTGCCACGTGTTGGCTCGCGTGAGCGCAATTTGGATAAGTTGCGGGATACTTTGCGGAAGACCCTTTCCCTCACTTCGCTTGAACCTATGCGCTTTGTTGCTCAAGCGAATACTCCTAATCCTAATAAGAAGAACTCTACTTTTGTTCTTGAGCCAGCTCCTCCCACGGGGAGTCTAATGAATGGGTGTTTCAGCGTCACACCGGAAAGTAAATCCAACCTCAATACGCCAGTCCTTTCGCGCAGAAGCTCCGGCCAAAGTGTGATTGATACTGCTGTCACAACCATGAGAAGTTACTCTACAAAAGGACAAAGGGGCAAGTTGCTTGCGGGCAATGTGCCGGAAATTGAGCGACATAGGGTCCCTCAATTCCACTTTGGGGACGATGACGAGTGA
- the FOL2 gene encoding GTP cyclohydrolase I (Syntenic homolog of Saccharomyces cerevisiae YGR267C (FOL2)) — protein sequence MCQGGSKGLVRQDTPLKTRPVSPYTLQAPVEADGLSWPSAGARVRVEEGTEEEAARAARIADAVKTILTELGEDVTREGLLDTPQRYAKAMLYFTKGYQDNILNDVINNAVFDEDHDEMVIVRDIEIHSLCEHHLVPFFGKVHIGYIPRRRVLGLSKLARLAEMYARRLQVQERLTKQIAMALQDILRPRGVAVVVEATHMCMVSRGVQKSGSSTVTSCMLGCFRDMHKTREEFLNLLRNRSV from the coding sequence ATGTGTCAGGGGGGCAGTAAAGGACTAGTTAGGCAGGACACGCCCCTAAAGACGAGGCCTGTCTCGCCATATACGCTCCAGGCCCCAGTTGAGGCGGACGGACTGTCCTGGCCGAGTGCAGGGGCACGTGTGCGGGTCGAGGAGGGCACGGAGGAAGAGGCGGCACGCGCAGCCCGGATAGCTGATGCAGTCAAGACGATTTTGACGGAGCTGGGCGAAGACGTGACGCGGGAGGGCCTGCTGGACACCCCGCAACGGTACGCCAAAGCGATGCTGTACTTCACCAAGGGCTACCAAGACAATATTTTGAACGATGTGATCAATAATGCTGTGTTTGACGAAGATCATGACGAGATGGTAATTGTGCGGGATATTGAGATCCATTCGCTGTGCGAGCACCACCTGGTACCCTTCTTCGGGAAGGTGCATATTGGCTACATACCTCGGAGGAGAGTCCTCGGGTTGTCGAAGCTCGCCCGGCTAGCGGAAATGTACGCGCGCAGGCTGCAGGTGCAGGAGCGGCTGACGAAGCAGATTGCGATGGCATTGCAGGATATACTGCGCCCTAGAGGAGTAGCCGTTGTGGTGGAGGCCACGCATATGTGCATGGTGTCACGGGGGGTCCAGAAGTCCGGGTCCTCAACTGTCACCTCGTGTATGCTGGGCTGCTTCAGAGACATGCACAAGACCCGGGAAGAATTCTTGAACCTCTTGAGAAATAGAAGTGTATAG
- the HUA1 gene encoding Hua1p (Syntenic homolog of Saccharomyces cerevisiae YGR268C (HUA1)): protein MDEKHLPSYDEAVKGGRPPPGWGPRPERPPYGGRPPPAPRPPPGPQPPPSGPRPAFGKHLPWAYPPGYYCQKCANTGYKLKNGHQCRRCWLQFHDNRVQPMPIVPVAPAPVPYLQPVHVPVMMPMVRQMYAPMPPAAVVRPGDPALGGYPCPECKGRGQVRFLLDKEPCTMCHGVGRVY from the coding sequence ATGGACGAGAAGCATTTACCAAGCTACGATGAGGCGGTGAAGGGCGGACGGCCGCCACCAGGTTGGGGGCCGCGGCCAGAGCGGCCGCCGTACGGCGGGCGtccgccgccagcgccgcggcctCCGCCGGGCCCACAACCGCCGCCTAGCGGCCCACGTCCTGCGTTCGGCAAGCATCTGCCGTGGGCGTACCCGCCAGGCTACTACTGCCAGAAGTGCGCGAACACGGGGTACAAGCTGAAGAACGGGCACCAGTGCCGGAGGTGCTGGCTGCAATTCCACGACAATCGTGTGCAGCCCATGCCGATAGTGCCGGTCGCTCCGGCGCCGGTTCCCTACCTGCAGCCGGTCCACGTGCCGGTGATGATGCCGATGGTGAGGCAGATGTATGCGCCGATGCCTCCCGCGGCTGTGGTACGGCCGGGCGACCCAGCACTTGGGGGCTACCCGTGCCCAGAATGCAAGGGACGGGGCCAGGTGCGATTTCTGCTGGACAAGGAGCCCTGCACCATGTGCCACGGCGTCGGCCGCGTGTACTAG
- the GOT1 gene encoding Got1p (Syntenic homolog of Saccharomyces cerevisiae YMR292W (GOT1); 1-intron), translating into MWLTESQKFGVAFTFGGCLFFLFGMFTLFDRALLTLGNILFLIGVLLIIGPARTYTFFARPASRRGSILFVVGLTLILFKWTFTGFVLESLGIVGLFGNFFSVIVQFLRSLPVVGPLLSHPAVAPVVDRLAGLRVLPV; encoded by the exons ATGTGGTTGACTGAGTCGCAGA AATTCGGGGTTGCGTTTACGTTCGGAGGCTGCTTGTTCTTCCTGTTCGGAATGTTCACACTGTTCGACCGTGCGTTACTGACGCTGGGGAATATCCTTTTCTTGATTGGGGTCCTGCTGATCATTGGGCCGGCTCGGACATATACGTTCTTTGCGCGGCCGGCAAGCCGGCGCGGATCGATCCTGTTTGTGGTGGGACTGACGTTGATTCTGTTTAAGTGGACGTTCACCGGGTTTGTTCTGGAGTCGTTGGGGATTGTGGGGCTGTTTGGGAACTTCTTTTCGGTCATTGTGCAGTTCCTGCGGTCGCTGCCGGTGGTGGGGCCTTTGCTGTCGCACCCGGCGGTGGCGCCTGTGGTGGACCGGTTGGCCGGGCTGCGGGTGCTGCCGGTGTAG